Below is a window of Leptospira saintgironsiae DNA.
TTTAAGGGAAAGAGATCCAGAGGGAGATTGGGATTCCAGTGTACATTCTTCTTTGTTTTGGTTCCATAAAAAGTCCCCTACTCCTATTCGCACTGTGGATAAGATACCGGCAGGTCATAAAGAAGGGTTTGCAAAAGTTTTCCACGCACTTCTGGCAGAAGGAATTTATTTAGCTCCTTCCGGTTATGAAGTTGGCTTTTTAAGTTATGCTCATTCTGATAAAATACTTTCTGAAACATTGGAAAAAGCGGATTCCGCATTAAAAAAATTGAAAGTATGAAGGTCTTCGATTCTAAAAAGATAGTTTTACCGGTAATCTGGGTTGTGACCACGGTCTCACTCGGTGTTTGGTGGCTTTTTTTGGGATTAAGACAGAATAGAATGGCGACTGAACTTGCTTCTCGCCTCGGATCTCAGATTGATATCGATTTTTTAGAAAAATTGGAAAGACAAAGTTCCATGATCAAGATGGAAGGAACCTTCTTCCTGTTCTTGCTGGTGAGTGGCGGGGCGACCTTAATTTGGCTTACCTTTAGAGAAGAAAAAAGAAACAAACTCATTCACGATTTTTTCTCCACTGTGACTCACGAAATGAAAACACCTTTGGCAAGTCTTAGGCTACAGGCAGAAAGTTTGTTGGAAGAAGGTGTAGATGCAGGCAAAAACAGACTTCTTCATAGATTATTAAAAGACTCAGATAGAATAGAATCTCAGATGAACAAGGCATTATACCTGGCAAGTCTCATGAGATCAGAAGGATTATATTTAGAAGAGTTGGACCTCCGACACTGGGGAGAAAGTCTAAGAGAAGAATGGTCCGAGTTAGACATCCAAACAGAATGGAAAGAAACCAAAGTGTTAGCAGATAGAAGAGCGCTCGAAAGCATTTTCAGAAATCTTTTGGAAAATTCTGTGCAGCATGGAGGAGCCACAAAGGTAAAAATTCTTTCAGAATCTGTTTCCGGAGATAAGATCAAATTCAGATTCGAAGACAACGGAAAAGGTTTTTCAGGCGATTTTAAATTATTAGGAAGATTATTCTTAAGGCATACAAGCACCAGTGGCACTGGAGTTGGATTGTATATCGCTGAAAAGTTGGCTAAAAGAATGGATGGAAACTTCTCCGTTCGAAATTCCGAGTCAGGAGGATTTTTGGCAGAGCTTGTTCTCCCCTCTTATTCTTCTCAAAGGAGAAACGGCATATGAAAGCGAAATTATTATTAGTAGAAGATGACCGCTCTTTAGGTGAAACTTTAAAAGAACGTTTGGAAAAAGAAGGATATGAAATGGTTTGGACCGTTTCTGCTCAGTCCGCAAAAGTTTTAGCCGCAGAGTCCAAACCTGATCTTATACTTTTAGATGTTCGTTTGCCAGATGGAGATGGATTTGAACTTGCCGAAGAATTAAAATCCAGAAAAGACTGCCCTCCATTTTTATTTTTAACTGCACATTCCGGAGCGCCAGAACGTTTGAGAGGATTCGAACTAGGCGCAGAAGAATTTATACCCAAGCCATTTCACTTAAAGGAATTGCTGATTAGGGTAAAACACGTATTAGAATCTCATAAACATTCCATAAAACAGGCTAAATATTCTTACGAAGGTTACCTTCTGGATTTTTACGGATATTGTATTCTTACACCATCCAAAGAAGAAATCCATCTTTCCAAAAGAGACTGCGCTCTCTTAAACTTTTTGGTAGAAGAAAGAGGAAGAACAGTTAGTCGAGATGAGATCCTAGATCGCCTTTGGGGAGAGGAAAAATTCCCTACAAATAGAACTATAGATAATTCCATTGTTAGATTACGCCAAGCCTTCGGAGATAGAGGTGAAGATGCGATCCGTTCTGTAAGAGGAGTCGGCTACCAATGGATCGGAGACTTAAAAAATGTCTAATACTAGATTCCAAGCCGCACTTAAATTAGAACCTCAGGCTACTCCTCCTATCTGGATGATGCGCCAGGCGGGCCGTTATCATTGGCATTACCAAAATTTAAGAAAAAAACATTCTTTCGAAGAATTATGTAAGGTTCCCGAACTTGCTGCTGAAGTAGCTTTTGGTCCTGTAGATGACTTTGATTTTGATACTGCAATTTTATTTTCTGATATTCTTTTTCCTTTAGAAGCATTCGGAATGGGTTTACGTTTCGGAGATGAAGGTCCAAAACTAGGTTGGCATCTTTCTGTATTAGAAGATCTGAATAAGTTTTATCCTTTGGAGCAAGCTGTGGAATTTATGGGATTTCAAAAGGACGCAGTCATCCGCACGAGAAAAAGAATCTCTAAAGATAAATCCTTGATCGGATTTGTGGGAGGACCTTGGACCCTATTTTGTTATGCTACCCAAGGAAAACATGATGGAAATTTAATACTTCCTAAAGTTTCTGCAGAGTTGCGAGAAGGTTTTTACGAGAAAATCCTGGCATTATTGAAAGAAAATATACGCTTACAATTGGAAGGTGGTGCGGAGATTGTAATGATCTTTGATACCGCAGCTGGAGATGCTTCTCCTGTATTCTTCCAAGAAGCGATCTTACCTACCATCAAAGTTTTGGTAGAAGCATTTCCTGGCAAAATTGGTTATTATGCTAAAAATCTTGCCCCAGGTTCCTTGCAATCTCTTAGGGAAATTTCTGGTCTGATTGGATTCGGGATGGATCATAGAACAGACATAGTTGGCTTTTTAGGGAATGGCTCCCATTTTGTTCAGGGAAATTTTGATCAGGCGTTATTGTTCATGGAGCCCGGAGAATTTAAGAAATATTTAAATCGTTGGATCAGACCGTTTTTAGATCTGGCCCCAGAAAAAAGAGCAGGATGGGTTTGTGGCTTGGGGCATGGAGTTCTGCCAAAAACCCCTGAAGCGAATATTAGAACTTTCGTAAGTACTATACGTGAGGCATTCGTATGAGTTCCAGATCCGATCTAATTCGAAAATATGATGTTCCGGCGCCTAGATATACTAGTTATCCTACTGTGCCTTATTGGGAAGACAATCCTACTCGAGAAGAGTGGATAGATGCGCTTCGCAGAAGGTTGGTCCCTGACGATTCTTCTGTAGCATTATACCTTCATATTCCATTTTGTGAGACTCTTTGTTCTTTCTGTGGATGTAATACTTCTATCACTAAAAACCATTCTGTAGAAGATCCTTACGTAGAAACAGTTCTGCAAGAATTCAGAAAATACCAAGAAGAACTTCCGGAGCTTACTAAACGTGAGCTAAGAGAATTACATTTGGGTGGTGGATCCCCTACTTATCTTTCGGAATCTAATTTGGAAAGTTTATTAAAACCAATTTTAGATTCTTGGAATGTATCTGATTCTCCTGAATTTTCTTTAGAAGTAGATCCAAGAAGAACTAGGCTTTCTCAACTAGAAGTTTTAGCAAAATATGGATTTACAAGGATTAGTCTAGGAGTCCAAGACTTCGATCCAGAAGTGCAAAGATTGGTGAATCGTATTCAACCTTATGATTTGACCGCAGCAATCACTCACGGATCTCGCAAATTGGGATATCATTCTGTAAATTTTGATCTGATCTATGGACTTCCTAGACAAACCAAAGAAAGTATGAAAGAAACAATTCGGAAAACTTTGGAGCTTAGGCCGGATCGTATCGCATTCTATAGTTATGCTCATGTGCCTTGGATTAAGGCTGCGCAGAGATTATTTACTGAAGATGATCTTCCTAAAGGAGAAGAGAAAAGAGAACTCTATGAGATTGGAAGGGAACTTTTCTTAAGCGCAGGATATAAAGAAATTGGAATGGACCATTTTGCTTTAGAGTCTGATTCCTTATATGCCGCTTATCAAAACGGAAATCTTCACCGAAATTTTATGGGTTATACTACCAAGTCCACTGACCTACTTTTAGGTTTAGGTGTGTCTGCAATTTCGGATAGTTGGGATTGTTTTTATCAGAACGAAAAGATTCTGAAAAAATACCAAAGAAAAATTTCGGAAAATGGGCAGGCAATACTCAGGGGACATAAATTAAATTCTGAAGATTTGGTCCAAAGAGAACTCATTCTAAAACTTTCTACTTTGGGAAAAGTAGAAGTTCCGGATCCGATTTTTGAAGAGGTTCGCCTCTATTTGGCCAGCATGGAAGACGATAATTTAATAGAATGGAAAGGAAAAACCCTTGTTTTAACAGACCAGGGAAAACCTTTCTTAAGGAATGCATGTACGGGTTTGGACATGCGTTTGAGAAGAAAAAGTCCTGAAACCAAGGTGTTTTCTCAGTCTATTTGACTCTCTTTCTGAAATATTCGGGTCCAATAGCTGTTTCTTCCTTTAGAAAGGACTCATTTGGAAATTAATTTCTTTTCGTCCAATACTTTGGGGACTTTAGTGGCGTAACACTTTTTCAGTTTGAAATGTTATCTTTGCATTTAAAAAAAATTATTTCGATCCTATTGATCGTTTTTGCTCCTGTGGGAATTTTCCCTGTTACCCTTCTGTTGAGAGAAGGCGGAAAGGTAAAAGGAGATATCATTACTCAAAATCAACATTCTGTTCTTCTTCAAACTGAATCAGGAAAACGTAAAGTAGATAAAGACCTGATCCTTAAGATACTTTTCCAAGATATAAATGACGACGAAGAGGAAAAGATCCGCAAGGAAGAAGAGGATAAGCTCGCTTCTGACAAAAAAGAACAAGAAGATAAAGAAGCTGCCCAGAGAAAACTGGAAGAAGATAAACAAAAAGAAGAAGATCTGAAAAAACAAGCAGCAGCCGAAGAAGAAGCGCGCCGCTTAGAAGAACTTCGTAAACAAGAAGCTAAACGTCCTTTAAATGCGCTCTGGAGATCAGCAGCTGTACCTGGCTGGGGACAATATTATACTGATAGAAAGTTTCAATCACTTCTCTACCCTACCCTATTTGCTGCGGCCGCATTTGTTGCTTATGATAAATTCAGAGTGTACAGAACTTCCGTAAAAGAATACGGAGACTTGGGAAATCCCTATACAAGAGAAAGTTTGACACTTGCAGCGTTAGGCCAAGCCCAAGCTGCGGCTACGCCGTCTTTATCTCCAATTGATGCTTATTTAGCGAACCAATCTAGCCAGGTTCAGCTAAAAAGAGAAGAAGCAGATAAAAATTTCAGAGAATACCAAGGCGCCTTATATGTGTTAGGCGGGATTTATATTCTGAACCTGATCGATTCTTATATTTTTGCAAATTCTGTCAAATCGGTAGTCCAGTTTTCAGATGGTCAAAGCAAGGGGATGGTAATCTCAGCTATGCCTTCTAGTGTTGGAGCGGGAAGTGGATTTTCCAGTAGCGGAAACTTCTCTGGAATGGAAACCAAATATACAATGGGTTACAGATTCGATTTCTGATCTTGATAAAAACTTTTCTCCCTTTTGAAAGAAAATCTAGGATTTTATTGCCAATAGTTTCCATCCCATTACTTTGTATCCGTGGCGAAATGGGTTCCGGATCATATAGTAATCGGCGCAGGTTTTACTGGCCTTCTGCATGCATTCCTTTCTTTAGAGAAGGGTGAGTCCGTATTAGTACTGGAAAAAAAAGAAAGTACTGGGGGATTGATCCGATCTGTGCGAACGGAATACGGTATTGTAGAGACCGCGGCTAACGGAATTATAAATTGTTGGGAGTTGGAAAGTCTCTCTTCACGTTTAGGATTGGATATCCTATTCTCAAATCCTTCATCTAAAAAACGTTATATATTTTCTGATGGAAAGATGAAAAGAATGCCTCTTTCCGTTTTCGAAATAATTTCTCTCGCTTTCTCCGCATTGACTGTGCCCGCGCAACCTCTCCCAGGTGAATCCATTTATCAATGGGGTAAAAGGGTATTGGGCGAAAAAACCATGAGCAAAGTATTGGAACCTGCATTAGGCGGGATCTATGCGGGCGATTTGGACGCAATGTCCGCTGAGCTTGTCCTCGGAAAATTTTTGCCGGAGCAAGCGCCTCTTTGGAAAAACATTCTTCATCTTCGAAATTCCAGAAAAGATAAACCGAAACTTCTTCCAGGAAGAAGAGGAACCGTAAGTTTTAGAGGCGGCCTAGGAACTTTACTTGGTGCCCTTGAGGCAAGAGTGTCTTCTCAGGGAAAGATCAAGTATAATCAAGATATTACCAGTTTAAAAGAACTGAGAGCGAGTTATCCAAAATCCAAGATCACTATTGCGACTAGTCTTGGAACTGCATTAAAACTTCTGAAATCGGAATTTAAGGAATTCAAGTCCTACCAAGGTATGTTGGACACTTTGCCCATCGTAAGTGTGACTCGTTTCGGAAAAGATTCCATCTTGAATGGCAAAAAAGGATTCGGAGTATTATTCCCGAAAGATCATAAAAGTTTTTCTTCCGAATTAGGAATTAGATCCAGAGGGATTTTATTTAACGATTTTATATTTTCCGGTAGGACCTCCGACGGAATCCATTCAGAAACATTTATTATGGGTGGTGCAGGAGACAGGGAAATTTCCTCCAAAACGGAAGAAGAGATCATCTCAGTAGTGGAAGAAGATCGTAAAAAATTATTCTCCGAAAGTGGAATTCCTTTAAATCACTATGTGACTGTTTGGAAAGATGCACTCCCTGTATACGGGCCGCAACTTCACGCATTCAATCGTGATTTGGATAGAATTCTGCCTCCGGAAGTCAAGGTAGAAGGTAATTTTAGAAGCGGGATCGGTTTAAAATCCATTTTAGAACGGGCCTTCTCGCTTTATAACCCGGATCTTTCCGTCTGATCAGCGGACAAATTTATTTATTAAAATTCCTTTAAGTTCTTCCAGATCTTTTTTGATCCAGTTGGAATCCTCTTCGAATTTTTCGGGAGTCATTCCTTCCGTTTGGAATAATGTAAAAATTAGTTCACTCCCCTCCCCGTTCTGAATGATCCTGAGTGGATTATAAGAAATATTTTCAGGACTGAAGATCACATAATGATCCAAGATCCCATATGGGTTTTTATCAGTGAATTTTGCGGTAAGTTTGCCCATAGGAGAGTCAATGGACCATTCTCCGTTTTCTAAGGGAGAAATTGATTTACACAAACCGGAAGCCCATTCTGGAAAATTTTTAGGCTCTGAAAGATATTCGTAAGCTGTATTTTGAGAAACGGGAATTGTAACGCTAATATGTTTTGTATTTTTTGTCTTAAGCATTTCTTTACTTTGGGAATTGGTCTATTTTTTTCTGGATACTGATCTTATCATGAGAAGTTTTTGCAAGTGAATATGCTTTGCGAAAATTTTCTTCTGACTTTGAATTATCTATATCTAAATACAATTCTCCCAAAAGAGCAAAGTAAAAATGATTTTCTTTTAGGTTTAGTTTTTCCGCTTCTATGATTGCTTCTTCTTTTTCATTTGCTTTAGAAAGTGCATATGTTCTATTCAAAGCAGCAATAGGAGAATATTGTAATTGAAGTAGACGATTGTATAACTGCAAAATATTTTCCCATTTTTCTTTCGTATCTTCCTTTTGGGTATGCCAGTATGCAATTCCTGCTTCCAAATGATATTTTGTGAGTTTTGTTCCGCCGGTTGCTTTGGTTAGAAAAATTTCTCCCTTTTTGATCAGATCATAATTCCAAAGAGCCGTGTCCTGGTCTTGGTATAAGATCTGTTCTCCATTTTGATCCTGCCTTGCTTCGAATCTGGAAGTATGAAAACACATTAATGATAGAAGTGCATATACTTTAGGTTTATCAGTGATCTGATTTTCTACAAGCATGCTACAGAGACGGATTGCTTCTAAACAAAGATCTTTACGTAAAGTTTTGTTTTGGCTGATGGAATGATATCCTTCGTTAAACAATAGATATATTGTAGAAAGTACAGAATCCAATCGATCTTCTATCTCTTCCGGTGCTGGAAGTTGGATTGTGATCTTTTCTTCTCTTAATTTTTCTTTAGCTCTAAACAATCTTTTATTTATCGTTTCTTTATTGGTTAAGAAGGCATCGGCTATCTCTTCTATTCCGAATCCACATAAAATCCTGAGAGAAAGTCCAACTTGTGCTTCTGAAGAAATAGAAGGGTGGCATACTACGAACATCATTCTGAGTTGGCTATCGTATATATTTTCAGGGGAAAGATCTATTTCAGATTCTAAAGACTCTGATTGAGATTTTGTGAGCTCAGGAAGGATTTTGTTCTTAAAAACTGAGTTTCTTTGAAGATAATTTTTGGCCTTATTCTTTGCTACGGCATAAAGCCAGGCAGTGGGATTTTCGGGATTTCCCTTGATTCCCCAGGCTTCAGTTGCAGTTAAGAATGTCTCACTTGCGATTTCTTCTGCAATTTCCAGCCTTTCGAAACCTATATGTTTGGAAAGAACGGAAACAATTTTAGTGTATTCATTCCTGAATAAATGGGGTAATATTTCCGAGCTTTGCATAAAACTTACGCGAGATATGTGTGTCGGTTAACGTGTTTTATCTACGCCTACAACTTTTCTCACTTCTACACTGTTTCCTGGTCCATTTAGGATGGGACATTCTTTTGCGATATTGGTAGCTTCTTCAAAATTTTCGGCCTTGATCGTAATAAAACCAGCTATAGATTCTTTTGTTTCTGCAAAAGGACCGTCAGTAATGATCTGTCCGGATTTTATAACTTTACCTTCAGTAGATAGTCCTGTTCCACCTACGAATTTATTTTGAGCGGCAATCCCTCCTACCCAGTCCTGATACATTTTCATGTACACTTGCATTTGTTCAGGAGAAGGTTGTGCATCCTTTGTGATCAGATCCAGTCGCATTAAGATTAAATATTCGTCCATATTTTGTTCCTTATAGAAGATGATTTTATCTCTAGATCAATTGAGTTTTTAGAAATTGGACAGGGACTTTGATAAAATTTGGACGCATTATAAATTACAATTGCAGGCAACCTTTTCCTTCTTCGGATCCCATCCGCCTGAAACTTTACATATACAATGTGAAAGCCCACCTTTCTGCGCAGAATGCTTAGCTTCGAATACAAATTTTGCCAATGCTTCTAAGAAAGCAGGGTATGTTCCTGGTGCGGGAATTCTATGATATTCCGAGATCCCATTTTGGAGGGCATGATCTCTTATTTGCACTCCAATCTCTTCTAATGTTTCTAAATGATCGCTGATAAAACTGATCGGATAAACTGCGATCCTTTTGGTTCCATTTTGTCCCAACTCTTGGATCTTATATAGAGTATTAGGAGTGGTCCATTTGCTTGGCCCCACCCTACTCTGGTAGGATAAATGAATTTGTCCTTTATAACCTTTTTCTCTCAAAAGAATAGTAAGGGCTTTTACATTCTCTTCGATGTCTTTCGTATACACGTCGCCTTTTTTAATTAGGCGAAGAGGTATCCCGTGTGCGCTGAATACTATATCAAGGTTTTGCCAGTCTGAGATCGGCTCTTGCTTTATATGTAAAAAATCTTTTTCGGAAAGTTTACCTTGGAAAAAATCCAGGATCAAATCTCTAATAGACTCTAAATATTCTTTTCTATCGGAGAAAGGTCTTACCCAAAGAGGACTGGAAGCAGGGCAGTATCCCAATTTTTTTTCCATGAGCATTGCTGTGGATAAAACTGTTGATCTGGAAAAATGAGGGAATAGGGGAAGAATTACAACTCCCTCATTTGGATCTGTCCATTCCGTAGGGAGTTCTCTTATGTCCGGATATCCGCAGCACATTGTGGCCTTGACTTCCCATTTCTCTCCGGACTCTTCTAAAAGTTTTTTCAAACCTTCTGCTTGTTTTTCAGTTTCGGAGACTAAGGGGGAGCCTCCTCCGAATCCCATGGAAGCATAAGTCTCTTCTACTTTTTTCGCTCTGGTCTCTGCGATTTTTCTAGCGAGTCTGATCCTTAGAAATTCAGGAAGAGGGAGATCGAATACCAAAGGATCTTCGAATAGATCTTTTAGAAATTTTGGAATTTCTTCGGCGTTTCTAGGTCCGCCCAAGTTGATTAGTAAAAGTTTATTTTTCATAAAAAATGGCTCACTTGAAATTCGATGGAATATTGTTTTGTACTCAGATAATTTCTGTATCTTCCTGAATAATTTGAAATAATGTCCTCTCTACTCAGACCACCTTGGGTTTGGAAACTTCCTTCTCCGTATAATCTATGCTCAGTTAATTTTACGAAAAATAACCAAGAGGGTAGTATATAACCTGCTCCTAAATTTGTCTCTATTCCGAACCCGGAAGAATCTCCGATAAAATTCAAATTTCTTTGGTAATGATAATCCCTGAAATGTGAATACCAAATATTTCCGGAAAGACTTGCTTCGTACATCCAAGTTCCATTGGAATATCTATAGCCGAATCCGAATGGAACCTCCCAAGTGGAGATTGAATAACTAAGTCCAATTCCGATCGGACCATAAGTCACTGGTGAGGTCGCGATCCATTGCATCACATCGTATAGATAATATTTATAATAAGTATAATAAGCTCCGCCGGTAAGATAAAGACCAGATCCTGGTTTTCTTGGATCTGGATTTGCTCCGCCAAAATATTTTCTGGCAAGAAATCCTATCCGATCGTCTTTCATTTTCAGTTTTCCTCTTCCATCCGCAAAGTTTTGAGTCCCTGTAAATGTATAAGGAGTATCGTAAAAACTTGCGTTTGCGAAATCGATCTTTGTCCCCTTTTCTCTGCTTACGCTACCAAGAAGAAAGTCCTCGTCCCTCCCCTCTCCGGTTCTTTGGTTCTTAAAAGTTGTCCTGTATTCCAGGTTGATCTCCCAAGTTTCCCACCAATGTTTGAAACCGATCCCACCATATTCGAACTCTCTGTTGTAAGTGATCCTTGATCCCGCTTTTAGCCCGGATAGATTAGGGAACTTTGTGCCCGATTCAAAAATATGTTGGCCTCCATTTTCCCCCACAAGTCCTGTGATGGAACTTCTGGTCATTAGCTCGGATAGAAGGGCCTGAATTTTGGTTTGGGGCGCCGCGGTTCCTGGAAGTTTTGTTTCGGATCTTATCTCTTTGGGAGATTCAGGCTCTTGTGCAAGCAATGGACCTGTGGCAAATAGGCAGAATAGTGTGGTTATAATTCGAATCTGAATTTTCATTTCATCCTAGAATTAGGGGTGAAATGATTTCATCCCCAGTGGAATTCCTTTTCCGAGAAGAGACCTTAGCATTCTCCCCTCCCCTATCGTTTCAATTCGGTTTTTTCGCTCTTAAATCAATATGAGACATAGGTTTTCTTGACAAATCCGGTCTTCAAGTGGATCTATTATCAGGGTCGAGATCTAAAGTGAAAGCCAGAGTTTTAAGTGTAGAAGAAGTCCTCTCCGAATACGTTTTAAGTTCGGAAGATGAGTTTCTGGAGAAGGCGGAAAAATGGTCCTTGCCCAAAGACAATAAGGGCAAGTACAAGACGGATGTTTTGGATAAGTACTTTTCCAAAAAAACAAAACATTCTTATGAATCTGTGATCATCGCGGTTTCTAACCAAAAAGGTGGAGAAGGTAAAACCACAGTTTCCATCTGTCTCGCGGAAGCATTGGCAAAGGCAGGCAAAAAAGTCCTACTTTTGGATTGGGATGCTCAGGCAAATATTACTCAGTTATATGTTGGCCAGGCGGATAAATCGGTCTTTCATAGTTTAGGTTATAAAGAAGAATCTAAAGTAGATATTTCTGAAATTATTGTAACTCTTGCTCCTGGTTTGGACCTGGTTCCTTCTTCAATTCACTTGGCTAATTTTACGACTCCTTATGAGAGAGACGATTTTGATCTTTTGAAAGAAGCACTTCTGCCTGTCCGTTCTTCTTATGAATATATTATTATAGATTGTCCTCCTTCTTTGGGTTTGATTTTGGAAAATGCTTTGATCGCGGCTGATCTTGTTTTAGTTCCGATCCAGACTCGCGCTTTTAGTGTGCAGGGTTTGAAAGACCTTCATGGTACAATAGAGAAGATCCGTAAAAAAGCAAATCCAGGTCTTGGGCTTTTGGGAGCAGTCTTAAATCAGTATGAGGATTCGAGGGCGCTTTCTGGGCTTGCCGAAACTGTCCGGAAATATTTCCCAGTGTTTGATTCTGTAGTGTACAGAAGAGAGGCGATCCCTCAGTCTCAAGCAAAACGTAAACTTTTATCCGAATATGATCCTAAAGCAATGCAAATGTTTTCTACCTTGGCGGAAGAAGTGATGAGGAGAGCAAATGGCAAAAAGATCTGATTTTGCAGGGCTGGATCTATTAACAGCTTTCGGTGGGGACGAATCCCTAAAAAAAGAGATTCTTCTTTCTGATATTATAACGAATCCGGAACAACCTAGAGTTTTTGGAAAAGAAGATGTGAGCGATCTTGTCGAATCTATGAAACGTCTTGGTTTGATAGAACCGATTGTTGTTCGTAGATTAGGTAAGAAGTTCCAGATCGTAGCTGGAGAGAGAAGATTTCAAGCTGCGAAACTAATAGGTTGGAAATCTATTCCTGTAGTAGAAACCGAAGCTCCCGAAGATAGATGTTATGAGATTGCCCTGGCTGAGAACGAAAAACGTAAAAGTTTAAATCCCTGGGAAGTAGGAAGGGCGATCCAATTCCTCCGAAAAGAAAGAAAAAAAACCGCAGAAGAAGTCGGTAAAATTTTGGGTTATACAGAAAGATATGTAAAACAGTTGAGCTCGATAGCAAGACTGGACCAAAAATCTGTTTCAGAATTACTCAAAAGTGGAAGTGACCTTTCCGTCAAAAACCTGGAAACCCTTCTAAAAAAGAAAGAAGGACGGGGGGGTGAAACGATTTCACCCCGCAGACCTGGTGAAAGGGTCACGCTGGATCTTAAACTCCTGACTATCAAAAATAGAGAATCTTTCCTAAAAGAACTTTCTAACCTAAAGAAAAAGTACGGATTGAGCTAAGACAATATTTTTCTCGTTGGAGAAAAGTAGAGGCTCTCGAATCTGTTCTCATACGATAGTTCGAGCGGATTATTTTATCATCGTTCGGATCTTTATTAAAGGAACAGAATGAAAATAGGAATCATAGTTGGCTCCCAACAAAAACAATCTCAATCCTCTAAAGTAGGCGAATTTTTAAATTCTAAATTAAAAGAAATGTCCGTAGAAACTTGGACATTGGACCTGGGAAAAAATCCTCTTCCTCTTTATGATTCTACTCAGACAAGCGACGATAAGGTCTGGACAGGTCTTTGGAAACCTATTGATGAAAATTTAAAAAGTTCTGAAGGTTTTGTTATTATCACTCCTGAGTATGGTGGGATGGCGAGTCCTGCTATTAAAAATTTCTTCCTTCATGCGGGTCTTGTTCAATTAGGCCATAAGCCTGGACTTCTTGTTTCTGTTTCTTCTGGTAGAGGCGGAGCTTTCCCGATCAATGAGATGAGAGCAAGCAGTTATAAAAATACTAAGATCTGTTATATCCCTGAACAATTGATCTTTAGGGACGTGGAACATTTGATCAATGGAGGGGAACCTGTCTCTCCGGAAGATAGTTTTATCAGAGAGAGAAGTGGATTCGCGCTTAAGATCCTGGTTGCTTATGCGGATGCTCTTTCCGAGATCCGTGAGTCTGGCGTGGTCCAGGATCCTAGGTTTAAAAACGGAATGTCCTGATGTGACATAATCAGCGACCGGCTTACGTATAGGTTTTGGTTACAAAACTGCGTAGGGGAGGGGGAGTTCCTTCACTGTAGAATTGGCTCAAAGATTGTCTTTTCTGACCCGATGATATATTCTGAGAGCTGTTGGATTCGGATCCGACAGTTAGG
It encodes the following:
- a CDS encoding ParA family protein, translated to MKARVLSVEEVLSEYVLSSEDEFLEKAEKWSLPKDNKGKYKTDVLDKYFSKKTKHSYESVIIAVSNQKGGEGKTTVSICLAEALAKAGKKVLLLDWDAQANITQLYVGQADKSVFHSLGYKEESKVDISEIIVTLAPGLDLVPSSIHLANFTTPYERDDFDLLKEALLPVRSSYEYIIIDCPPSLGLILENALIAADLVLVPIQTRAFSVQGLKDLHGTIEKIRKKANPGLGLLGAVLNQYEDSRALSGLAETVRKYFPVFDSVVYRREAIPQSQAKRKLLSEYDPKAMQMFSTLAEEVMRRANGKKI
- a CDS encoding ParB/RepB/Spo0J family partition protein, coding for MAKRSDFAGLDLLTAFGGDESLKKEILLSDIITNPEQPRVFGKEDVSDLVESMKRLGLIEPIVVRRLGKKFQIVAGERRFQAAKLIGWKSIPVVETEAPEDRCYEIALAENEKRKSLNPWEVGRAIQFLRKERKKTAEEVGKILGYTERYVKQLSSIARLDQKSVSELLKSGSDLSVKNLETLLKKKEGRGGETISPRRPGERVTLDLKLLTIKNRESFLKELSNLKKKYGLS
- a CDS encoding NADPH-dependent FMN reductase, with translation MKIGIIVGSQQKQSQSSKVGEFLNSKLKEMSVETWTLDLGKNPLPLYDSTQTSDDKVWTGLWKPIDENLKSSEGFVIITPEYGGMASPAIKNFFLHAGLVQLGHKPGLLVSVSSGRGGAFPINEMRASSYKNTKICYIPEQLIFRDVEHLINGGEPVSPEDSFIRERSGFALKILVAYADALSEIRESGVVQDPRFKNGMS